The genomic segment tcttgtatatttcccaatttaattttttcttttgagttttgttttaatcctctcagtactttccatgactccgaagttcttgttcctcctatgtatgtttgtaacgatgctctgatcgtttaacagttcgaaccgtgggagtgtcaatatttgcgcatccacttctacaacgtgacggcgaagtgggaatcagaaccgctatttaaggcgtgtgaatagtcaatatttaagcagattctttcccattcttcattcttttgttgtgttatttgttttttcacttctctatcttctTCTCTATATTCTTGATAAAcgtcatcgttgtttgtagtcagccattttctgtatagttgctttttttcttcacttattctttttgttggtttatttatttcataatagtgctgtttatttgttatatgtcctttctctccaagggcttcgaatgctgcttgttttatactcgcctttatatgctcgtatatttcttcgatgttgccgtatctgaattctattaagTTTTGGTATAGACGTTGTTtctatagttctcttattgattgctGTTGGTGTAGTTctgtattgtattgtttttctcttatagtcttcaacggttcttctgtagagggggtcttgttatggcTGTTTGCTACGTATTGTTTACGTAGTCTATTATTGATTTCAggtttcgtgtttcttgcgtccatgcatatttatgaatatttttatgtctgaagaatccgttggtgatttttaggttatttagttcgcataattcaatcagatgTTCTCCGTTAttgttttgttcatcctctccaaatttccccactactttatcgttttctttccttccggttctgccgttaaagtctcctgttataattatctccatGTTCTTCTTGATTAGTATCTATTTGATGTtgaagttgttccgtgaaattttctttttctactctcgaggaatcgtctgttggtgcatatactccgagtatcgctgtctctttaccgtatctatatgtctatatgcattttaattatcctctcgttgattggttcccatattctaaccctgttcttccacttatttttaattagtatttccattcctgcctttgctctacattccttattaactccgctccagcagtggatatggtcttctattgtttccgttccatttcttttttttggtttctgttgttattaGTATGTCCATATTGCTTTCTCTAAACTCCTTGATCACTTCCGTCACCTTTTTGTTCCATCATTGTATACTCCACGTTGCACATATGAATGTTCTATCTTTGGTTGAGCTTTGATACGATAAGCTCTTCGAAACATTGCCCCCCCTTATCCGAGAGGTGGGGATTTCCACCCCGGGGATGTGTTTTTGTGTTTGATTTTTTCATCTTGCGACTTTTGTTCTTCTAACCCTTACGTTTTTCTGTGTGTTAGGTTGCTAattcctaacgccacaaccccGGGTATTAATTATCGATGGACAGAAATTAAATCATCTCCGATATGTCGATCACATTGTTCTCAGAAAGGATGATGGAAAAGCTAGAGTTATGAAACTCCAGCAATCAAGACAGACAGTGGGTTTAAGGACAAACTATGGGAAAACAAAAACGATGACAGATCTGGCCCCCAATAAGCTAATAGAAATAGATAAATAGCCCATAGAAGTTGTGGTAAGTTATGTGTATTTAGGTCACGACagtggcgcacctagaatttttCTGTGAGAGGGGGGTTTGGTTTGTCCTCGatgcatcaaggaatttggatatcggttaaaatacttgggaattccaaggttggccaaatccaaatttctaattgattcgatgcagggaaattctactttcgctacgtaaaacaaaggatttgttttacataaaagcaggtagattttctctcatcggtcagtcgagcttgcctcttctactgtagacctagtcggtgctattattgttcctactaagttattgttttatttctgatttcttatataccatttttattttagcattattgtatattcagaccttttcaggttagaatattattttgatctatatttgttcatatactgattgtttgatattttaattggttattttgattgtttatttttcttgtattttgtgtctaagttgttcttccgtaagttaagaacacttagaaatatttatcttgctttttctattttatattttgatttgtactttgtctaagtagttctttccggtaagtcaaagaactcttagaaatatttctctgaatatttgacttgttattttaattgtttgtctaagccgttcttttccggtaagtcaaagaactcttagaaatattttcataatcattgttgcattattatttccgatattttatctaagatattttctttcttaagttaagaaaatacttaatacatttgtttctttcattttctcttttatgctaagttgtttcttccgtaagtcaagaaacacttagcaatattttcacatcttttctatatttgatttttcttattttcttttataagtcgtttcttccgtaagtcaagaaacacttataaatatttgtgcatttatttgattctcttgtttattttctattctaagttgtttcttccgtaagtcaagaaacacttagacatatttctataatctgtttcattttttttgcatttctcgttttatattttgagtattttatttttccactctaagtcgtttcttccgtaagttaagaaacacttagaaatatttccatattttactctcacatttacatatttcatttatctatatttctgtcctaagttgtttcttccgtaagtcaagaaacacttagaaacatttttttctttgcattatatttttataccatttaatttaattgtttactaagttattccttccgtaagtcaaggaatacttagatcatttttacctatctgttttccatttttgctctgttactttgtaactgttccttggaaccgttacctataacagatatttgtcaatggaactgttatttataacagcggtagcatttaacctttctaccagcgacaaaccaaagatggtgaatacccgatccaattccggggataggaagaagcccgaagagccggcgatgggtcctacaggcccaaatgccccctctcggcaacaggtTGGGCACCGAATTTCTTTTTTGCTATCTCCATTTTGAGtgcttaaaataaaatttgtgagtaacagtgtcggaatagtggcctgggttaacccccaaaactctcccctgggtgcgccactgggcCACGAAATGAAACAAGCAGTAAGCAGACGTGTGAGCTACTCAGAAGAGCACTAAGTTTAGGCTGGACTGCATTCGGAATTTGGAAAGATGAGGGACGTGTTTAAAGTCGCAATCCACTTAAAAAGGAAAGCTTTCAACCAGTCcccacatacggagcagaaaccttaactcttaccaaagaatatagacgccataattaagcgtctatattctttgctctTACTAAAACAGCGGAAAAATTCAGGGCATAACGTCAAAGGGAAAGATCGATGTTTGGAataagcaaagaatatagacgcttatagcgtctatattctttggaaTAAGCTTCAGAAGTAGACTGAGAAACcagagaacaacccaacacatgtgtgtgtctctgttattctagggAGAAACGATGAAACTCGTAGATGAACATAGAGATGGGCAAGACACGTTACAAAAATTAAAGAGGCAAGGTAAAAAAATTGCTTGATTgagaaatatatggaaatattTAGAAGAAGCCTATTCAACAATGGACAAATCAGGGCTGATTGATAACGTCAAAGGGAAAGATCGATCCTTGGAATAAGCTTCAGAAATAGACTGAGAAACGAAGAAATTCGTAGATGAACATAGAGATGGGCAAGacacgttgcaaaaattaaacaggcaaggtaaaaaaaattgcttgattgagaaatatatggaaatattTAGAAGAAGCCTATTCAACAATGGACAAATCAGGGCTGATTGATAATGATGATTATAATACTTAAAATACTTTGACAAGACAAAGATAAGGGGCATGCCCTCAGCTGTTTATGACTTTGACAGTTATAATTGACATTGACATAACAAATTGTTGTAAACAAGACGTGTCTGTCAAGTCTGTCTGTAATGTATTGTATTAATATTTTCAGGatagtttgaaaatgtttaaatatgtaAAGCGCATATATTAATACTTTATTAgttatttatacaatatatatcGAAATATTGGGCGTATTGCTAGTAGGTATATACTTTATATTATTGTTTAATACACACAAACTGTTTATTAACATGACGTGGCCAAAACTTAACCTTACATTTACATTTACAggcaaatttttaaataaaatgaatgtaatggaacgaagaaaaaacaaaaataaatctagTATTCCTTCCCAAATGGAAAACGGTGATTTGCCCAGTTCATCAACGTGTAGTAACATCAGGGGCGATGAAAGAAACATATTACTTCTGTTCTTCCTGTATACTCTGCAAGGTATTCCCCTTGGATTGTCATCTGCTATACCTATGATATTACAAAATAGGGGAGTTAGTTATAAACAGCAAGTAAGTAAATCTTttgcaattttaatttaaaataatgagATTTGAGTTCAGGTACTTATGCCAAGGTTATTGATATAATGAATGCCCATTATCATATTTTATAGTACCATATGGtcaatcttttgtattaattgcTGACAAAATGAATCCAGAGCCTAAGACCGGCACCATTTTATTAAAGCTAATACTTTGAAAATAAATGAATAGTGTCCAAAACATATACATGAATAATGTCCCTACCATCATTTTACAGACTTTACGAGACCTTCATATTGTCAATTGAATTTGATATGTTGATATCTAATTAGTTGGCAGGAATAGATGGAGAATCTGAAAAtagttttggttttattttggcCTTCAAGAAGTCCCAAACTAGCAATTACCTCCATGGGTGCTGTCAGGATTATTTTCAAGGAGTGCATCTGCTTTTCTGGGGTGTGCATTTGCATCTACACATACTATTAaccaatataaaatatagaactaTACATGTATAGCTATGTACTTTCTTTCTGGACAGGGTGGTGCAATTGCACTTGCAAGTAacatttcaatattttgattatttaaaaattctattgtttttttattatgttctattttatctatagcaatagtagtgttaccaTAGGCCAATCAGACACCAGCACATTCTAGTGTGAGCCACAGAAAAGGTGGGAATATGAAGTGGCAACGGACACACAAAATTTGCTAGAAGTGAGAACCTGAAGAAGATCAGCGCAGGGCCGGTATGGTTGGATGCATAGTTTGGAgaaggccaaggctcaatttgggctgtagtgccattggagaTCTATCATCTTTTTCTGTGTTCCTTGTTTTCCTAGTTAtcagcttttttgttttattttataccaTAATTCACTTTCATCTAGGTGAATGCTATTTTTATGACATGATATTTTAAATTCCTTAAGTAATTCACTATAAAGTACTATACTATTTCTGATCAAGTGTAATTTATGTTTGTTCTTTTCTTCAAATTGGAAATGTCTTTTGTACTTATAATATCTGAGAAAATTACATACATATTTATTTCTTATATgttgacattttaaaatattaggaGCCTAcaatattaatattgttattaattctgcGGAATAACCAGACATCTTATCATTTATACCAACTGTATTGTAACTATATGTTGTCATCAGGTGACCAAAATGCAGAAATGACACTGCCTGTGGTTTTGGAAGTGAATAAGATACAATCTCAACCCTGTTAAAGCTGTTTCTCTGGAAAACCTCACAATAGTGTGTAGGAGTGATTAATGCTGACTTTCCATGTATTCACGTGATTTTAAAAGTTACGACTACAGTGGAGActtgaaataattaataatttatactGCCTAAACCAGAAGTTTCTTTAATTTGGCATTTTTTTCACACTAAAAGCAaagcaatgaaaaaaaaaatgactaGTTTTACATTCTGCAGATTTCTTCAATTTTTGCCTATCATAATTCTAGCCTTACTTGGAATCATTGTTCTAATTATTCAATCAAAAGAGATCAAAACGGGCTATGACAGTTGCATGGATTTTCTCTTATGTGTTCTATTACCTCCTTGCCCTAACTCTTGGACACCCTGTATCCCTTGAACTCTAGAAACCTTTCCGCAAAACACTTGTTGGGAATCTCCGATGTAAATaattttgttgtaatattttgtCATTTGTagccatataattttatttatttttttaggcaGAATTCAGCTTTGTAACCTGGCCCTTCAGCTTGAAACTGTTATGGGCCCCTATAGTAGACAGTATATTTTCGTCAAGAATAGGTAGAAGAAAAACGTGGATGATTCCTTCACAGTATTTAATTGGTGGTTTTATGTTACTTCTTTCTAGTCACGTCAACAAGTGGCTCGGAGAAGATGGATCTGCCCCGAACATAGAAGTTTTGacttttatgtttttttcgtTAAACTTTTTAGCAGCTACGCAAGATATTGCAGTTGACGGATGGGCTTTAACGATGCTTAGAAAAGAAAATGTTGGACATGCTTCAACTTGTAACAGTGTAGGACAGACAACTGGATTTTTTCTGAGTTATGTTCTCTTTATGGCTTTGGAATCTTCCACCTTTTGTAATCAGTATTTAAGGACGATACCCGAGACGGAAGGTAAGagttaaaaaaaatagtaataagaGAATGTTAAGTgcataggcgcaaaatttcgggtcaattctttttaaattcattcatttttttcgaatcctgagaaaattaataagtatttttgaaaaatttaaacacagaatgaaagaatacattattgcTAAGGGCCGAAAgttcctgaaaacttctataatgtttattttaataagttacaggggtgaaaaagaagagaaaatttagtgggatttttaattttaaatatctcattcaaaaaaagtGTTTGTTTATtgtaagggactttcggccctcggtaataatgtaatctttcattctgcgtttaaatttttcaaaaatatttgttatttttctcaggattcgaaataaataaatgaatttaaaaagcattggcccgaaattttgcgcctacgctcttaatataATAAATCCTGTGCTTATATTCTAACGTAAagatttttgaatttttatgAGGAGTAGATAAGTAGTACATCTGACTTGTTCTTGGAAGGAGTACAAAAATATTTTCTAGAGGGTAACTTTGCAAGTGACGAAACAATTACCAAACTTGTTTTTATCTACTTTCTAAATTGTGTTGCCAAGTTGTAAAAGATTCGGTAAGAGTCAATTTAATGCATTATAGATGCTATTAAATGGATCATACagaaaaatgtcacaagaaaaatatatcttacaTATATAGCATATAGATGCCAATATTTAATGTTGTAACAAACAGTACGATGTACTATCAATCTATCGAAAAGATCGACCAATCTAAAGCCTTTAAAAAATGTTTGAATGTTTCTTTAGTTCATGTATGATATGATTAGTTATAATTTTTAGGTATTGTCACTTTATCCGGATTCTTGTATTTCTGGGGAATAGTATTTGTTGTTACTACCACAATAGTAGCGTTTCTTAAGAGAGAGACGGATGCATCAAATGTAGATCATGAACGTGACTTGACATCCGCATATAAATCTTTAAAAAGTATAATGGGTTTGCCAGCTGTACAAACTTTGGTTGTGATTTTGTTAACTTGTAAGGTAAGACACTTTGGTTTTATACTATTGTTAGGAAACTCTATGTAACACCATTTTCCCCTCCTAAATCTGATCATTATCACGCTTATACGTAGATTGTACTACAGGTTATATCGAAATGGTAAGGAACGGAAGACTGCTATACCTTGAGTAAATACTGATCGGACAGACATGAGAATTTCTCTTATTTCAAGAAAATCCCCTGCAATTCTTCAAATTCAAGCGTTCTGTCCACTGTACTACTTAGGtggttaaaaatatattaaaatgcaTATATGTCGAATTTCTCCTGGATATGTTGGGCCTCATTTCTAAGATGCTTTTGTGTTCTTTCATACGATTTTCTGTTTCCTGTGTAAAGCCTGGTATATATTATTGTTTGCAGTCTCTGCATATAAactacaaaatattataaaatacaaaaacagaGTTCGACTAGGTGACAATATCTCTCCAAAACTAATCACTTTAGTTCTCGAAGACGTCGTTAAATAAGTAGAatgagataataaaaaaattaaatcgatacCTAGTACCTAAAATGTCTTAGATTCGGCGATTACATCGTTTTAATAGCCAGTAACAATAATGAATTAACTGAAATGTTTCAACAGTTAAATCCTAGTAGCGTAGGGTTGAAAATGCACTAagtacagcaaaacaaaaattgtGAGCCAAGAATTCTGAGGGTCTCACTGCGAGACAGAATCGAAAACGAAGATATCACAAATAGAACCAAAACCACAGATATAATAAAAGAATTAGCATAAAATGAAATGGTATTCGGCCAGGCACGTGGCAAGACAATAGGAAGATTTATGGGTATGTAGAATGTAAGAGTGGAGACcgagaaaagaaaagagatagaaGAAATGCCCGAAAAGATACCCGTCTTTTCGATATCCGTACTATGGCAGGGAAACAATATATCCGCTTAACATACGACACACAAGTTGGTAGAAAAATTTGAGTGAGACCAGGAGTGGATGAATACATGGTAAACAAGAAGAAGAACCTGTCTCGACTGTAATAGATTCATCGAATGCTCAACTATTAAGGAAATATCAATTATTGATGATCGTTTGTGATCTTTATAGCTTTTATTGAAATCATAAATAAAGTAACCAACTAAATATTCCAATTCTGTTTCTCTTATTCGTCCCATATGTAGCGATGTACCTACTAGCCAAAATCACGACATAACCAAAGCTTATTTTTAGCGTTAACGACAGAGCTCTTCTAGATAGACTTTTAAAAATCACCTGTGCAATTTCATCTCTCTCGTTCATTTGATCTTATTCCGAAAAGATTATACTTGATATCTTTCAGATAAGTTAGGATAATagttaattattttgttttagatTGGATTTTCTTCCACTGATAGTGTTATGGGATTAAAATTAGTTGAAGCTGGCATTCCAAAAGAACGATTGGGTCTTATGGCTTTGCCGTTAATTCCAGTACAGTTAGCTATGCCGTTAGTAATAGCCAAATACACCACAGGTAAGTTATACTGTAAATAATGTAAGGTAGCTTAATTTTATACCTttcgttattttatttttctatttgtaTCTCTTTCCTAAAGTTCCCTCAGTAGTTTATCGATATATACACCAGTGAAGTATGCACGTGCTTCTCCATTATCGGGAACAAGGAATCTTACATAATTCTCTTgttagaaataattttttatgtaaattgtttattaaCCCACTTACTACAAAAACATACATTCAAGACTCTGACCCAGACAGATACATAGACCCACGATCGTTCGTTGAGGACGATTATATTTAGATTTGTCGAGTCATTAAGATGGTTTAACCTTAACTTAATAGGTTGTATATGTATATTAGAATGTAGGTGAAACGAAAATAAAAACGTCTTTAAAACGGAGGAAACGGTAAAAAGGTATTTTTACCCTCACGCTGGTCCAAACGCCCAAACAAGCTAGTTACCAACATCACTCATTTGCTAGATATGTGATGACTGGTATTTAGTTAAATGACATGATTTTAACTATGCATAAACACTTAATAaaaaggtcttcttcttcttcttgatgtgcctatccgttacgaatgttggcgatcatcatggcaatctttatcttatatgcagcagcgcggaaaagctgcacatatgttttattgaaccagattctgaggttctttaaccaagatgttcttcttcttcctggacctcgttttccaaatatttttccttgcaggatggcttgaaggagagcatatctggattcatttcgcataatatgtccgaagaactgtaactttcgagatttgatgatgNNNNNNNNNNNNNNNNNNNNNNNNNNNNNNNNNNNNNNNNNNNNNNNNNNNNNNNNNNNNNNNNNNNNNNNNNNNNNNNNNNNNNNNNNNNNNNNNNNNNtccctggagacttatatggcCGAAACTATGTTTATAGTAAGTGTATGTATATGTGTATCTTACACAATGGcgtatgttaaatatatattatcCGTCATTGATCTTGGCATACACTTACACTAACcgatatttttagtaattttgcgaaaaaattaattactctgaagtagtaaaatttccgaTTAAGAAGATTTGAATCgtgaatttgtagaatgaattagcaataaatcaaccgtatcgtttcaagaTCAAAATATGATTGAAACGTCAGATGTTGTTAGTgtagatttctttcctaggtggcgtaatTACCTTACTGACAAACAGTGTGATTTGTCATCGTAGCcatttatatagatagatatattgtttaatttaaaCCATCTGCAATTCTGTACACAATTTTATTATAACTCACAACGGTTTTTAACACGTTGACGGACACTCGGAAATTAACAGGTGCGCGTGATATGGCTCTGCAGTATCTTGACTAATAAGTAAGATAGAAACAAAATTGTTGTAGCTGTGTGTTGCTATGGATATAAAAAATacgattttgtaaaaaaaatgaagcTCTATGGCCGTCGGTGGCACAATATAAACATTTTTCTATACCATTTGTGACACAGGCGGCTATAGACGTCTCCTTGCTTTTGCCAAAATAACCTTTATTTTTCTTACATAATACATAT from the Diabrotica undecimpunctata isolate CICGRU chromosome 1, icDiaUnde3, whole genome shotgun sequence genome contains:
- the LOC140448213 gene encoding acetyl-coenzyme A transporter 1; translated protein: MNVMERRKNKNKSSIPSQMENGDLPSSSTCSNIRGDERNILLLFFLYTLQGIPLGLSSAIPMILQNRGVSYKQQAEFSFVTWPFSLKLLWAPIVDSIFSSRIGRRKTWMIPSQYLIGGFMLLLSSHVNKWLGEDGSAPNIEVLTFMFFSLNFLAATQDIAVDGWALTMLRKENVGHASTCNSVGQTTGFFLSYVLFMALESSTFCNQYLRTIPETEGIVTLSGFLYFWGIVFVVTTTIVAFLKRETDASNVDHERDLTSAYKSLKSIMGLPAVQTLVVILLTCKIGFSSTDSVMGLKLVEAGIPKERLGLMALPLIPVQLAMPLVIAKYTTGPKPLNVFLKAIPYRLAFGFVAAFVVFITPTLVPDASNGLPFYYVILLFACYALHQVCVYCMFVAQMAFFAKISDSSVGGTYMTLLNTLTNLGGNWPAMLALYWVDPLTWKRCDGGAESVDNICRNNEEKVLCEKVGGKCVTVLDGFYIETLICVAIGFLWYLWGAKKVRHLQQLGENAWKLKNKKSQKS